In Blautia sp. SC05B48, a single genomic region encodes these proteins:
- a CDS encoding serine hydrolase yields MIFGGIIGIRSTEIKVEAAERTVRFWDNSGNYLQKSGGNWYLKDSKKRKLSGLRYLSIPKTEFLKTGFYMFDKNGKLLRKQSVYYFDKKTVSGVRFDKYHITDSNGRISKGERGFVNVAEQNVRGKKIIAGIYYVEAYGKLADRGTVRYIRQRRFGGRNFKSGYYYFYGTGRICMRPSFHKMNKTVQGKKFNGIYYFGNDNGRMAQKAGWVTCDGQQYYVDQNGKMLVNRWKDGYYLKSNGTIAKNMKTPDGQYVDWRGRKSTRSEYALSEFKSELESFASAYGGNWSVYIKDLKTGNVVNINDQEMYPASTIKAFVMASVYDQIRQGKMQYSSGVYSLLWDMITVSDNECYNELVRRQGGGSFVGGTAVVNQYLRKNGYKNTGCHSSLHPSSSAWSSDGWRNTASAKDCGMLLEKIYRGRCVSQQYSREMLNLLLYQTKRYKIPSGLPAGVVCANKTGETSSVQHDMAIIYGKKTNYVLCIFSEGASEDHLLHGIRSISSRVYQYLNK; encoded by the coding sequence ATGATTTTTGGAGGCATTATTGGTATCAGAAGTACAGAGATAAAGGTCGAGGCTGCTGAAAGAACAGTACGATTTTGGGATAACAGTGGAAATTATCTTCAGAAATCCGGCGGAAACTGGTATCTGAAAGATTCAAAGAAGCGAAAACTTAGCGGATTGCGTTATTTGTCAATTCCAAAGACAGAGTTTTTAAAAACAGGATTTTATATGTTTGACAAAAACGGAAAACTTTTGAGAAAACAATCCGTGTATTATTTCGATAAAAAGACAGTTTCTGGTGTTCGCTTTGATAAATACCACATCACAGACTCCAATGGAAGAATTTCAAAGGGAGAGCGTGGCTTTGTAAACGTAGCTGAACAGAACGTGCGGGGCAAAAAAATTATCGCAGGCATTTATTATGTGGAAGCGTACGGAAAACTGGCTGATCGTGGAACAGTACGTTATATAAGACAGAGAAGATTCGGTGGGCGTAATTTTAAAAGTGGTTATTATTATTTCTATGGAACCGGAAGAATCTGCATGCGTCCGTCTTTTCATAAAATGAACAAAACAGTTCAGGGAAAAAAGTTTAACGGAATCTATTATTTTGGCAATGATAACGGAAGAATGGCACAGAAGGCAGGGTGGGTAACCTGTGATGGCCAGCAATATTATGTAGATCAAAATGGAAAAATGCTGGTGAACCGGTGGAAAGATGGCTATTACCTGAAATCTAACGGAACCATTGCGAAAAATATGAAAACACCGGATGGTCAGTATGTGGACTGGAGGGGAAGAAAAAGTACAAGATCAGAGTATGCCTTAAGTGAGTTTAAATCGGAATTAGAGAGTTTTGCTTCTGCCTACGGTGGAAACTGGTCTGTTTATATAAAAGATCTGAAAACAGGAAATGTTGTAAATATAAATGATCAGGAAATGTATCCGGCAAGTACGATCAAGGCGTTTGTGATGGCATCCGTCTATGATCAGATTCGTCAGGGAAAAATGCAATACAGCTCCGGTGTGTACAGCTTGCTGTGGGATATGATCACCGTCAGTGATAATGAATGTTATAATGAACTGGTAAGGCGTCAAGGGGGCGGAAGCTTTGTAGGAGGAACGGCTGTAGTGAACCAATATCTTCGAAAGAACGGTTACAAAAATACCGGCTGCCACAGTTCCTTGCATCCATCTTCTTCAGCCTGGAGCAGTGATGGGTGGCGTAACACGGCATCTGCAAAAGATTGTGGGATGCTTTTAGAAAAAATCTATAGAGGTCGGTGCGTTTCTCAACAGTATTCCAGAGAAATGTTAAATCTTTTACTGTATCAGACGAAACGATACAAAATTCCATCAGGCCTTCCGGCAGGTGTAGTGTGTGCGAACAAAACGGGTGAAACAAGCTCAGTTCAGCATGATATGGCGATCATCTATGGAAAGAAAACAAATTATGTATTATGTATATTCTCTGAAGGAGCCTCCGAAGATCATTTACTGCACGGAATCCGTTCGATTTCTTCAAGAGTATATCAATATCTGAATAAATAA